A stretch of Apis cerana isolate GH-2021 linkage group LG1, AcerK_1.0, whole genome shotgun sequence DNA encodes these proteins:
- the LOC108001609 gene encoding poly [ADP-ribose] polymerase, whose product MNVDLPYSVEYAKSSRSSCKNCKNSIQKDSLRLAVIVQSPVHDGKIPNWYHPPCFFTKQRPKTTADIANFDNIRWEDQKELQKKIEESINLPLPTPGRGKKRGSTSAKNVGPLRDFVVQYAKSNKSTCKACEERIVQGEIRISKKDFESEQARRYGGIDRWHHLDCFIKVRESLQFYESGDTLPGKEDLSKEDQKKLKDVLPKIKSDDAPPIKKVKDEPIDVKEEEEMKKQNDELFSIRDILSSIKKSDLIAMLEKNEQQIPEGVSTIIDRLSDGIYFGALKPCPKCSGQFVYHSGIGYKCTGDLTEWTKCENITQDPKRKKFIISSDLKESYPSLKSLKCKVKKRLIKMSIPSTSSLIKKEDDIDSGPKVDAKPRPLKHMQFVIIGHTEKHKDTLKKEILHLGGDVISKLHEHVTAVISTQHEIDKMSKKMEEAKNFNIQIITEDFVEEAKEYTKSAISLIKKKTISSWGGNLSDRINVIAEKSSASKSKGKSIYEKSGSGKMKLQLKKGETVDPLSGLQDSAHVYQEGKNKYTVTLILSDIQTKKNSFYKLQILKHDKKNQYWLFRSWGRIGTTIGGSKLDNLALEECIQQFESLYEEKSGNCWSQREYFVKVPHKMYPVDIDYGDEMSTKILESDIKSELEPPIQDLMKLIFNEANMRKAMIEFEIDVEKMPLGKLSKKQIQKAYSVLTDLQEVLKKKDFDSVQLVDASNRFYNLIPHNFGISEPKILNTMEEIHSKCEMLDALLEMEIAYSLLYAKTDTTKNPLDAHYKQLNTEVKILDKENEEYKVIKQYVENTHAKTHTQYELEIEDIFIIKRQGEDSRYKPFKKLHNKKLLWHGSRTTNFAGILSQGLRIAPPEAPVTGYMFGKGIYFADMVSKSANYCCTNSENPTGLLLLCEVALGNMYERYHADYIEKLPNGKHSTWGRGQTQPDPENVYKMKDGVEVPYGVSVSVKLPKKSDLLYNEYIVYDVAQVKARYLLKMNFKYKN is encoded by the exons ATGAATGTTGATTTACCTTATTCTGTTGAATACGCAAAAAGTTCGCGATcttcttgtaaaaattgtaagaattCTATTCAAAAGGATTCCTTAAGACTTGCTGTTATTGTTCAG agTCCTGTTCATGATGGAAAAATACCAAATTGGTATCATCCACCttgtttttttacaaaacagAGACCAAAAACTACTGCAGATATTgctaattttgataatattcgtTGGGAAGATCAAAAAGaacttcaaaagaaaattg aggAATCGATTAACCTTCCATTACCTACACctggaagaggaaaaaaacgtGGAAGTACTTCAGCTAAAAATGTAGGTCCATTACGTGATTTTGTAGTTCAATAtgcaaaatctaataaatcaaCATGTAAAGCTTGTGAAGAAAGAATAGTACAAGGAGAAATTAGAATATCaaagaaagattttgaaagTGAACAAGCTAGAAGATATGGTGGTATAGATAGATGGCATCATCTTGACTGCTTTATCAAAGTAAGAGAAAgtttacaattttatgaaaGTGGTGATACACTTCCTGGCAAAGAAGATCTTTCCAAAGAAGACCAAAAAAAGCTTAAAGATGTTTTACCAAAGATTAAATCAGATGATGCTCCaccaattaaaaaagttaaagatGAACCAATAGATgtaaaagaagaggaagaaatgaaaaaacaaaatgatgaattattttcaatcagagatatattatcttctataaaaaaatctgatcTCATTGCtatgttagaaaaaaatgaacaacAAATTCCAGAAGGTGTATCTACA ataatagatcGTTTATCAGATGGTATTTATTTTGGAGCTTTAAAGCCATGTCCAAAATGTAGTGGACAATTTGTATATCATTCTGGCATTGGATACAAATGTACTGGAGATTTAACAGAATGGACTAAATGTGAAAATATCACACAAGatcctaaaagaaaaaaattcataatatcatCAGATTTAAAAGAATCATATCCAAGTct caaATCTTTGAAATGCAAAGTTAAAAAACGTCTTATAAAGATGTCTATACCCTCAACAtctagtttaataaaaaaagaagatgacaTTGATTCTGGACCCAAAGTTGATGCAAAACCTAGACCATTAAAACATATGCAATTCGTTATTATAGGTCATACAGAAAAACATAAAGatactttgaaaaaagaaattttgcatCTAGGTGGAGATGTAATATCAAAACTTCATGAACATGTGACTGCTGTTATATCAACACAAcatgaaatagataaaatgagtaaaaaaatggaagaagctaagaattttaatattcaaattattactgAAGATTTTGTTGAAGAAGCTAAAGAATATACAAAATCTGCTATATcgctcattaaaaaaaaaactatttcaagTTGGGGTGGTAATTTATCTGATAGAATTAATGTTATTGCAGAAAAATCTAGTGCTTCAAAAAGTAAAGGTAAAAGTATATATGAAAAGTCAGGATCTggcaaaatgaaattacaattaaaaaaaggtgAAACTGTTGATCCACTTAGTGGTTTACAAGATTCTGCACATGTATATCAAGagggtaaaaataaatatacagttACATTGATACTTTCAGACAtacaaactaaaaaaaatagcttttataagttacaaattttaaaacatgataaaaaaaatcaatactgGTTATTTAGAAGTTGGGGTAGAATAGGAACAACTATTGGTGGCtcaaaattagataatttagcCTTAGAGGAATGTATACAACAATTTGAATCattatatgaagaaaaaagtgGAAATTGTTGGAGTCaaagagaatattttgttaaagtaCCTCATAAAATGTATCCAGTTGATATTGATTATGGAGATGAAATgtcaacaaaaatattagaatctgATATTAAAAGTGAATTAGAACCACCAATTCaagatttaatgaaattaatttttaatgaagcaAACATGAGAAAAGCAAtgatagaatttgaaattgatgtAGAGAAAATGCCACTTGGAAAATTGTCtaagaaacaaattcaaaaagcATATTCAGTATTAACAGATCTACAAGAAgttctaaagaaaaaagattttgattcAGTTCAGTTGGTTGATGCatctaatagattttataatttaatacctCATAATTTCGGAATATCTGaacctaaaattttaaatacaatggaAGAAATTCATTCTAAATGTGAAATGTTAGATGCATTACTTGAAATGGAGATTGCTTATTCACTTTTATATGCTAAAACAGATACAACAAAGAATCCACTTGATGCTCattataagcaattaaatactgaagttaaaatattagataaagaaaatgaagagtataaagttattaaacaatatgtaGAAAATACTCATGCAAAGACTCATACACAATATGAACTTGAAattgaagatatatttattattaaaagacaaGGCGAAGATAGTAGATATAAACCATTCAAGAAACTACATAATAAGAAGTTACTTTGGCATGGTTCTAGAACAACTAATTTTGCTGGTATACTTTCTCAGGGTTTAAGAATAGCTCCACCAGAAGCTCCTGTTACTGGTTATATGTTTGGTAAAGGTATATATTTTGCAGATATGGTTTCTAAATCTGCAAATTATTGTTGTACAAACAGTGAAAATCCTACAGGATTGTTATTGCTTTGTGAAGTGGCATTAGGTAATATGTATGAAAGATATCATGCAGATTATATCGAAAAGTTACCGAATGGTAAACATTCAACATGGGGTCGTGGTCAGACACAACCCGATCctgaaaatgtttataaaatgaaagatggTGTTGAAGTTCCATATGGTGTTTCTGTATCTGTTAAATTACCAAAAAAATcagatttattatacaatgaatatattgtatatgatGTTGCTCAAGTAAAAGCgcgatatttattgaaaatgaatttcaaatataaaaattaa
- the LOC108001606 gene encoding eukaryotic translation initiation factor 3 subunit I has translation MKPLMLHGHERAITQIKYNREGDLLFSSSKDKKPNVWYSLNGERLGSFNGHNGSVWCIDVNWDTTRFLSGSGDNTLRVWDCQTGKEIGLLHTNSSVRTCSFSYSANLAVYSTDKALGHQCEMFIMDIKNVDAVLSQADAISRIAVNGPRISAILWGALDETIITGHEDGEITLWDVRTRKKLTSVKGHKSQINDMQFNKDGTMFVTASKDNTAKLFDSESLMLLKTYKTERPVNSATISPIFDHVVLGGGQDAMDVTTTSTRQGKFDSRFFHLVFEEEFARLKGHFGPINSLAFHPNGRSFSTGGEDGYVRINTFDQSYFDFHFEY, from the exons atg AAACCTTTAATGTTACATGGGCACGAACGTGCAATAAcacaaatcaaatataatagagaaggggatttattattctcttctAGTAAAGATAAAAAGCCAAATGTTTGGTATTCTTTGAATGGGGAACGTCTTGGAAGTTTTAATGGACATAATGGTTCAGTATGGTGTATTGATGTTAATTGGGATACAACAAGATTTTTATCTGGAAGTGGTGATAATACATTAAGAGTTTGGGACTGTCAAACTg gaaAAGAAATAGGTTTACTTCATACAAACAGTTCAGTGAGAACATGTAGTTTTAGTTACTCAGCAAATCTTGCTGTTTATTCAACAGATAAAGCTTTAGGACATCAATGTGAAATGTTTATTatggatattaaaaatgttgatGCAGTTTTATCACAAGCAGATGCAATTTCTAGAATTGCTGTGAATGGCCCTAGAATTTCTGCTATTTTATGGGGTGCATTAGATGAAACAATTATTACTGGCCATGAAGATGGTGAAATCACTCTTTGGGATGTTagg acaagaaaaaaattgacaagTGTTAAAGGTCataaatcacaaataaatGATATGCAATTCAACAAGGATGGCACTATGTTTGTAACTGCATCAAAAGATAATACTGCCAAATTATTTGATAGTGAATCATTAATGTTATTGAAAACATACAAAACAGAAAGACCTGTTAATTCTGCTacaatttctccaatttttgaTCAT GTCGTTCTTGGAGGAGGCCAAGATGCTATGGATGTCACAACAACATCAACTCGTCAAGGAAAATTCGATTCTCGATTTTTCCATTTAGTATTTGAAGAAGAATTTGCACGTTTAAAAGGACACTTTGGTCCAATTAATTCTTTAGCATTTCATCCTAATGGTCGAAGTTTTTCAACGGGTGGGGAAGATGGTTATGTTCGTATTAATACATTTGACCAATCTTATTTTGACttccattttgaatattaa